One window of the Chiroxiphia lanceolata isolate bChiLan1 chromosome 30, bChiLan1.pri, whole genome shotgun sequence genome contains the following:
- the TMEM106C gene encoding transmembrane protein 106C isoform X1, translating into MGSVLSLPAGSAAPRQRKAAEEEEDDDLLDSQDRVEDIAEFPYVEFTGQDSITCPTCQGTGCIPTEQVNELVALIPYSDQRLRPQRTKLYVLLSVLLCLLVSGLVVFFLFPHSVLVEDDGIKVVRVWFDRKNSAVLLAITATLRIRNSNFYSVAVASLTSQVQYMNTVVGTQQVTNVSSIPPLSDKLVNFTVKAELGGAFSYVYSFCTYPKVKVHNIVVFMRSSVKFSYVGHTTQSSVERYRDVQGKLLPLPRALKGGKGIKTFGTTVILVCWQLINPGAPPAFVRVCVGLASSSSSTSSSSSDPSSPPLQGFETRACAARCVALYLCSTAGKQGFKPIFVGVWASEASLPGAAHS; encoded by the exons ATGGGTTCTGTGCTTTCCCTCCCCGCCGGCAGCGCTGCCCCGAGGCAGAGGAaggcagctgaggaggaggaggatgatgatTTACTCGACAGCCAGGACCGTGTGGAAGACATTGCTGAGTTCCCCTATGTGGAATTCACAGGCCAGGACAGCATCACCTGTCCCACTTGCCAAGGCACTGGCTGCATCCCCACAG AGCAGGTGAATGAGTTGGTGGCTCTGATCCCCTACAGCGACCAACGGCTTCGTCCCCAGAGAAC gAAGCTCTACGTCCTGCTCTcggtgctgctctgcctcctggTCTCCGGGCTGgtggttttcttcctcttcccacacTCGGTCCTGGTGGAGGACGATGGGATCAAAGTGGTTCGGGTGTGGTTTGACAGGAAGAACTCCGCTGTCCTTCTGGCCATCACG GCCACCCTAAGGATCAGGAACTCCAACTTCTACTCGGTGGCAGTGGCCAGCCTGACCAGCCAGGTGCAGTACATGAACACGGTGGTGGGCACCCAGCAGGTCACCAACGTCTCCAGCATCCCACCCCTGAGTGACAAACTG GTGAATTTTACtgtgaaggcagagctgggtggAGCCTTCTCCTACGTGTA TTCCTTCTGCACATACCCCAAGGTGAAGGTCCATAACATCGTGGTCTTCATGAG GAGCTCGGTGAAGTTCTCCTACGTGGGACACACGACCCAGAGCTCCGTGGAGCGGTACCG GGACGTGCAGGGAAAGCTTCTGCCTCTGCCACGGGCACTAAAAGGAGGCAAAGGAATCAAAACCTTTGGAACCACGGTGATTTTGGTTTGCTGGCAGCTGATAAACCCCGGAGCACCGCCTGCCTTTGTGAGGGTCTGTGTTGGActcgcctcctcctcctcctccacctcctcctcctcctccgatccttcctctccccccctGCAGGGGTTTGAAACCAGGGCATGTGCAGCTCGGTGTGTTGCTTTGTACTTGTGCTCCACCGCAGGCAAACAGGGATTTAAACCGATTTTTGTGGGAGTCTGGGCTTCCGAGGCTTCCCTGCCGGGAGCGGCGCATTCCTGA
- the TMEM106C gene encoding transmembrane protein 106C isoform X2 — protein sequence MGSVLSLPAGSAAPRQRKAAEEEEDDDLLDSQDRVEDIAEFPYVEFTGQDSITCPTCQGTGCIPTEQVNELVALIPYSDQRLRPQRTKLYVLLSVLLCLLVSGLVVFFLFPHSVLVEDDGIKVVRVWFDRKNSAVLLAITATLRIRNSNFYSVAVASLTSQVQYMNTVVGTQQVTNVSSIPPLSDKLVNFTVKAELGGAFSYVYSFCTYPKVKVHNIVVFMRSSVKFSYVGHTTQSSVERYRYVDCSSNSTDPLAPGAA from the exons ATGGGTTCTGTGCTTTCCCTCCCCGCCGGCAGCGCTGCCCCGAGGCAGAGGAaggcagctgaggaggaggaggatgatgatTTACTCGACAGCCAGGACCGTGTGGAAGACATTGCTGAGTTCCCCTATGTGGAATTCACAGGCCAGGACAGCATCACCTGTCCCACTTGCCAAGGCACTGGCTGCATCCCCACAG AGCAGGTGAATGAGTTGGTGGCTCTGATCCCCTACAGCGACCAACGGCTTCGTCCCCAGAGAAC gAAGCTCTACGTCCTGCTCTcggtgctgctctgcctcctggTCTCCGGGCTGgtggttttcttcctcttcccacacTCGGTCCTGGTGGAGGACGATGGGATCAAAGTGGTTCGGGTGTGGTTTGACAGGAAGAACTCCGCTGTCCTTCTGGCCATCACG GCCACCCTAAGGATCAGGAACTCCAACTTCTACTCGGTGGCAGTGGCCAGCCTGACCAGCCAGGTGCAGTACATGAACACGGTGGTGGGCACCCAGCAGGTCACCAACGTCTCCAGCATCCCACCCCTGAGTGACAAACTG GTGAATTTTACtgtgaaggcagagctgggtggAGCCTTCTCCTACGTGTA TTCCTTCTGCACATACCCCAAGGTGAAGGTCCATAACATCGTGGTCTTCATGAG GAGCTCGGTGAAGTTCTCCTACGTGGGACACACGACCCAGAGCTCCGTGGAGCGGTACCGGTACGTGGATTGCAGCTCCAACTCCACGGACCCTCTGGCACCTGGGGCAGCCTGA